In Phaeobacter inhibens DSM 16374, the following proteins share a genomic window:
- a CDS encoding pyridoxal-phosphate-dependent aminotransferase family protein, producing MTADVSLAAGRGYLAIPGPSVIPDAVLQAMHRPSPNIYAGELVEMTATLIPDLRRVARTEHHVAIYISNGHGAWEAALQNTLQPGDTVLVAASGRFAIGWSEMAEALGIKVEMLDFGTGAPWDMDRIASHLAADTAHRIKAVLAVHVDTSSSIRNDVAAMRAALDACDHPALLMADCIASLGCDRFEMDAWGVDVMVAACQKGLMVPAGMGFVFFSPKAAEARARLPRVSRYWDWEPRANPEEFYQYFGGTAPTHHLYGLRAALDLIHGEGMEAVWARHHRLAQAIWAACDRWGDGGPLRMNVQDVALRSNAVTSLHLGGDDATRLRTWVEQTLGLTLGIGLGMAPPNSPKWHGFLRLGHMGHVSGQMIMGLLGGVDAGLKALEIPHGSGALEAASQVIAGAGATAVPASPELSAVGSCCG from the coding sequence ATGACAGCGGATGTTTCCCTTGCCGCCGGGCGCGGATATCTGGCGATCCCCGGACCTTCGGTCATTCCGGACGCTGTGTTGCAGGCCATGCACCGTCCCTCTCCCAACATATACGCGGGCGAGCTGGTTGAGATGACCGCCACGCTGATTCCCGATCTGCGCCGTGTTGCGCGGACGGAGCATCATGTGGCGATCTATATCTCCAACGGCCATGGCGCCTGGGAGGCGGCGTTGCAGAACACCTTGCAGCCCGGCGATACCGTGCTGGTGGCCGCCTCGGGCCGCTTTGCCATTGGTTGGTCAGAAATGGCCGAGGCGCTGGGGATCAAGGTGGAGATGCTCGATTTTGGCACCGGCGCGCCCTGGGACATGGACCGCATCGCCAGTCATCTGGCGGCAGATACCGCGCATCGGATCAAGGCGGTGCTGGCGGTGCATGTGGATACCTCCAGCTCTATCCGCAACGATGTGGCCGCGATGCGTGCAGCGCTTGATGCCTGCGATCACCCCGCATTGTTGATGGCCGATTGTATCGCCTCGCTGGGCTGTGACCGGTTCGAGATGGACGCCTGGGGAGTCGATGTGATGGTTGCCGCCTGCCAAAAGGGGCTGATGGTCCCTGCGGGTATGGGATTTGTGTTCTTCAGCCCGAAGGCCGCCGAGGCCCGTGCCCGCCTGCCACGGGTCAGCCGCTATTGGGACTGGGAGCCGCGCGCCAACCCCGAAGAATTCTATCAGTATTTTGGCGGCACCGCGCCGACGCATCACCTCTATGGTCTGCGGGCCGCGCTGGATCTGATCCACGGTGAGGGGATGGAGGCCGTCTGGGCGCGGCATCATCGCTTGGCACAGGCGATCTGGGCGGCCTGTGACCGCTGGGGCGACGGCGGTCCGCTACGGATGAATGTGCAGGATGTGGCTTTGCGTTCCAATGCGGTGACCTCGCTGCATCTGGGCGGGGATGACGCTACCCGACTGCGCACGTGGGTGGAGCAGACCCTGGGTCTGACGCTGGGCATTGGCCTTGGCATGGCGCCGCCGAACAGCCCGAAGTGGCACGGGTTCCTGCGGCTGGGCCATATGGGCCATGTGAGCGGTCAGATGATCATGGGGTTGCTGGGCGGTGTTGATGCCGGGTTGAAGGCGCTGGAGATCCCGCATGGATCCGGCGCGCTCGAGGCGGCCTCACAGGTGATCGCCGGGGCCGGTGCGACGGCGGTTCCAGCATCACCTGAACTCTCTGCTGTGGGCAGCTGCTGCGGGTGA